The Enterobacter asburiae genome window below encodes:
- the deoC gene encoding deoxyribose-phosphate aldolase, translated as MTDLTASSLRALKLMDLTTLNDDDTNEKVIALCHQAKTPVGNTAAICIYPRFIPIARKTLKEQGTPDVRIATVTNFPHGNDDIEIALAETRAAIAYGADEVDVVFPYRALIAGNEQVGFDLVKACKDACAAANVLLKVIIETGELKEEALIRKASEISIKAGADFIKTSTGKVPVNATPESARIMMEVIRDMGVSKTVGFKPAGGVRTAEDAQQFLAIADELFGADWADSRHYRFGASSLLASLLKALGHGDGKSASSY; from the coding sequence ATGACCGATTTAACTGCAAGCAGCCTGCGCGCGTTGAAGCTGATGGACCTGACCACCCTGAACGATGACGATACCAATGAAAAAGTCATCGCCCTGTGCCATCAGGCGAAAACGCCGGTGGGTAACACTGCAGCCATCTGTATCTACCCGCGCTTTATCCCGATTGCCCGTAAGACGCTGAAAGAGCAGGGCACGCCGGACGTGCGCATTGCAACCGTAACTAACTTCCCGCATGGCAACGATGATATCGAAATTGCGCTGGCGGAAACCCGCGCGGCGATTGCCTACGGCGCAGACGAAGTTGACGTGGTGTTCCCGTACCGCGCGCTGATCGCCGGCAACGAGCAGGTCGGTTTTGACCTGGTGAAAGCCTGTAAAGACGCGTGCGCGGCGGCAAACGTGCTGCTGAAAGTGATCATCGAAACCGGCGAGCTGAAAGAAGAGGCGCTGATTCGTAAAGCGTCTGAAATCTCCATCAAGGCCGGTGCAGATTTTATTAAAACCTCTACCGGTAAAGTGCCGGTGAATGCAACCCCGGAAAGCGCGCGCATCATGATGGAAGTGATCCGCGACATGGGTGTGTCCAAAACCGTTGGTTTCAAACCTGCGGGCGGCGTGCGTACTGCTGAAGACGCGCAGCAGTTCCTGGCGATTGCCGACGAGCTGTTTGGCGCCGACTGGGCCGATTCCCGTCACTACCGCTTCGGTGCGTCCAGCCTGCTGGCCAGCCTGCTGAAAGCGCTGGGTCACGGCGACGGTAAGAGCGCAAGCAGCTACTGA
- the deoB gene encoding phosphopentomutase, producing the protein MKRAFIMVLDSFGIGATEDAERFGDVGSDTMGHIAEACAKGEADNGRKGPLTLPNLTRLGLVKAHEGSTGKIAAGMDGNAEVVGAYGWAHELSSGKDTPSGHWEIAGVPVLFDWGYFSDHENSFPQELLDKLVKRANLPGYLGNCHSSGTVILDELGEEHMKTGKPIFYTSADSVFQIACHEETFGLDKLYELCEIAREELTEGGYNIGRVIARPFIGDKAGNFQRTGNRHDLAVEPPAPTVLQKLVEEKDGHVVSVGKIADIYANCGITKKVKATGLDALFDATIKEMKEAGDKTIVFTNFVDFDSSWGHRRDVAGYAAGLELFDRRLPELMELVGEDDILILTADHGCDPTWTGTDHTREHIPVLVYGPKVKPGSLGHRETFADIGQTIAKYFGTSDMEYGKAMF; encoded by the coding sequence ATGAAACGTGCATTTATTATGGTGCTGGACTCATTCGGCATCGGCGCAACCGAAGATGCAGAACGTTTTGGTGACGTGGGTTCCGATACCATGGGTCACATCGCGGAAGCCTGTGCGAAAGGCGAAGCGGACAACGGTCGTAAAGGCCCTCTGACTCTACCCAACCTGACCCGCCTCGGTCTGGTGAAAGCGCATGAAGGTTCTACCGGTAAAATCGCAGCCGGTATGGACGGCAACGCGGAAGTCGTGGGCGCCTACGGCTGGGCTCACGAACTCTCCTCCGGTAAAGACACCCCGTCTGGCCACTGGGAAATCGCCGGTGTGCCGGTGCTGTTCGACTGGGGTTATTTCTCCGATCACGAGAACAGCTTCCCGCAGGAGCTGCTCGATAAGCTGGTGAAGCGCGCCAACCTGCCGGGTTACCTCGGTAACTGCCACTCTTCCGGTACCGTGATTCTGGATGAGCTCGGCGAAGAGCACATGAAAACCGGCAAGCCGATTTTCTACACCTCTGCTGACTCCGTGTTCCAGATTGCCTGCCACGAAGAGACGTTTGGCCTGGATAAACTCTACGAGCTGTGCGAAATCGCCCGTGAAGAGCTGACCGAAGGCGGCTACAACATTGGCCGCGTGATCGCGCGTCCGTTTATCGGCGACAAAGCGGGTAACTTCCAGCGTACCGGTAACCGTCATGACCTGGCCGTTGAGCCACCGGCACCGACCGTACTGCAGAAGCTGGTTGAAGAGAAAGACGGCCACGTGGTTTCCGTGGGTAAAATCGCGGATATCTACGCCAACTGCGGCATCACCAAAAAAGTGAAAGCCACCGGTCTGGATGCGCTGTTTGATGCCACCATCAAAGAGATGAAAGAAGCGGGCGACAAGACCATCGTCTTCACCAACTTCGTGGACTTCGACTCCTCCTGGGGCCACCGTCGCGACGTAGCGGGCTATGCAGCAGGTCTTGAGCTGTTCGACCGCCGTCTGCCGGAGCTGATGGAGCTGGTGGGTGAAGATGACATTCTGATCCTGACCGCGGACCACGGCTGTGACCCAACCTGGACCGGTACCGACCACACCCGTGAGCACATTCCGGTGCTGGTGTACGGCCCGAAAGTGAAGCCGGGCTCGCTCGGTCACCGTGAAACCTTCGCGGACATCGGCCAGACTATCGCGAAATACTTTGGTACGTCTGACATGGAATATGGCAAGGCCATGTTCTGA
- the serB gene encoding phosphoserine phosphatase codes for MPNITWCDLPTDVSLWPGLPLSLSGDEVMPLDYHAGRSGWLLYGRGLDKQRLTQYQSKLGAAMVIVAAWCVEDYQVIRLAGSLTQRATRLAHDAGLDVAPLGKIPHLKTPGLLVMDMDSTAIQIECIDEIAKLAGSGELVAEVTERAMRGELDFTASLRQRVATLKGADANILRQVRDVLPLMPGLTQLVLKLQSLGWKVAIASGGFTFFADYLREKLHLTTVVANELEIMDGKLTGQVIGDIVDAQYKANTLTRLAEKYEIPVVQTVAIGDGANDLPMIKAAGLGIAYHAKPKVNEKTEVTIRHADLMGVFCILSGSINQK; via the coding sequence ATGCCGAACATTACCTGGTGTGACCTGCCAACGGATGTCTCTTTATGGCCAGGATTGCCGCTCTCTTTAAGTGGCGATGAGGTGATGCCTCTGGATTACCACGCCGGTCGTAGCGGCTGGCTCCTCTACGGACGCGGTCTGGATAAGCAACGCCTGACCCAGTATCAAAGCAAGCTGGGTGCGGCGATGGTCATCGTCGCCGCCTGGTGCGTGGAAGACTACCAGGTAATTCGCCTGGCGGGTTCCCTGACGCAGCGCGCAACGCGTCTGGCGCATGACGCAGGGCTGGACGTCGCGCCGCTGGGTAAAATCCCGCACCTGAAAACCCCTGGCCTGCTGGTCATGGACATGGACTCAACCGCCATTCAGATCGAGTGTATTGACGAGATTGCGAAGCTGGCGGGCAGCGGCGAGCTGGTGGCGGAAGTCACTGAACGTGCGATGCGCGGCGAGCTGGACTTCACCGCCAGCCTGCGCCAGCGCGTGGCGACCCTGAAAGGGGCCGATGCCAACATTCTGCGTCAGGTGCGCGACGTGCTGCCGCTGATGCCAGGGCTGACGCAGCTGGTGCTGAAGCTGCAGTCCCTCGGCTGGAAAGTGGCGATTGCTTCCGGTGGCTTCACCTTCTTCGCGGATTACCTGCGGGAAAAACTGCATCTGACCACCGTGGTGGCCAATGAGCTGGAGATCATGGACGGCAAGCTGACCGGCCAGGTGATCGGCGATATCGTAGATGCCCAGTACAAAGCCAATACGCTGACGCGTCTGGCGGAAAAATATGAAATTCCGGTTGTCCAGACCGTCGCCATCGGCGATGGCGCGAACGACCTGCCGATGATCAAAGCCGCCGGGCTGGGCATTGCCTACCACGCCAAGCCAAAAGTGAATGAAAAGACGGAAGTCACTATCCGTCACGCTGACCTGATGGGGGTGTTCTGCATTCTCTCCGGCAGCATTAATCAGAAATAA
- the deoA gene encoding thymidine phosphorylase, with protein MFLAQEIIRKKRDGHALSDEEIRFFINGIRDNTVSEGQIAALAMTIFFHDMSMPERVSLTMAMRDSGTVLDWKSLNLNGPIVDKHSTGGVGDVTSLMLGPMVAACGGYIPMISGRGLGHTGGTLDKLEAIPGFDIFPDDNRFRDIIKDVGVAIIGQTSSLAPADKRFYATRDITATVDSIPLITASILAKKLAEGLDALVMDVKVGSGAFMPTYELSAALAEAIVGVSNGAGVRTTALLTDMNQVLASSAGNAVEVREAVQFLTGEYRNPRLFDVTMALCVEMLISGKLAKDDAEARAKLQAVLDNGKAAEIFGRMVAAQKGPTDFVENYAKYLPTATLSKAVYADSEGFVSAMDTRALGMAVVSMGGGRRQASDTIDYSVGFTDMARLGDSVDGQRPLAVIHAKDEASWQEAAKAVKAAITLDDKAPETTPTVYRRITE; from the coding sequence GTGTTTCTCGCACAAGAAATTATTCGTAAAAAACGTGATGGTCATGCATTAAGCGATGAAGAGATCCGCTTCTTCATCAACGGCATTCGTGATAACACCGTCTCAGAAGGGCAGATTGCGGCTCTGGCGATGACCATTTTCTTCCACGATATGTCGATGCCTGAGCGCGTGTCGCTGACCATGGCGATGCGAGATTCAGGAACCGTTCTGGACTGGAAAAGCCTTAATCTTAACGGCCCGATCGTGGATAAACACTCCACCGGCGGCGTGGGCGACGTGACGTCTCTGATGCTCGGCCCAATGGTTGCAGCCTGTGGCGGTTACATCCCGATGATCTCCGGGCGCGGCCTGGGCCACACCGGCGGTACCCTCGACAAACTGGAAGCCATTCCGGGCTTCGATATCTTCCCGGACGACAACCGCTTCCGCGACATTATTAAAGACGTTGGTGTGGCGATTATCGGCCAGACCAGCTCTCTTGCTCCGGCAGACAAGCGTTTCTACGCGACCCGCGACATCACCGCGACCGTTGACTCCATCCCGCTGATCACCGCCTCTATCCTGGCGAAGAAACTGGCAGAAGGGCTGGACGCGCTGGTGATGGACGTGAAGGTCGGCAGCGGCGCCTTTATGCCGACCTATGAACTTTCTGCTGCGCTTGCCGAAGCGATCGTTGGCGTCTCCAACGGCGCGGGCGTGCGCACCACCGCGCTGCTCACCGACATGAACCAGGTGCTGGCCTCCAGCGCCGGTAACGCGGTTGAAGTGCGTGAGGCGGTACAGTTCCTCACCGGTGAATACCGTAACCCGCGTCTGTTTGACGTGACCATGGCGCTGTGTGTTGAGATGTTAATCTCCGGCAAGCTGGCCAAAGACGATGCGGAAGCGCGCGCGAAACTGCAGGCGGTGCTGGACAACGGCAAAGCGGCGGAGATCTTTGGCCGCATGGTTGCGGCGCAGAAAGGCCCGACCGATTTCGTCGAAAACTACGCGAAATACCTGCCAACCGCGACGCTCAGCAAAGCGGTGTATGCCGATAGCGAAGGGTTTGTCTCTGCGATGGACACCCGTGCGCTGGGTATGGCGGTGGTCTCGATGGGCGGCGGTCGCCGTCAGGCATCGGACACCATTGATTACAGCGTCGGCTTTACCGATATGGCCCGTCTGGGCGACAGCGTTGACGGCCAGCGTCCGCTGGCGGTGATCCACGCCAAAGACGAAGCCAGCTGGCAGGAAGCGGCTAAAGCGGTGAAAGCGGCTATTACGCTTGACGATAAAGCGCCGGAAACCACACCGACTGTCTATCGCCGTATCACCGAATAG
- a CDS encoding YjjI family glycine radical enzyme, with protein sequence MPHSSPDALQQRCQHIVTSPVLTPEQKRHFLALEAENNLPYPALPEAARAALEEGFICDMFEGHAPYKPRYVLPDYAKFLANGSEWLELEGAKDLDDALSLLTILYHHVPSVTSMPVYLGQLDAILTPYVRILTQEEIDSRIKRFWRYLDRTLPDAFMHANIGPADTPVTRAILRADAELKQVAPNLTFIYDPDITPDDLLLEVAKNICECSKPHISNGPMNDKIFTKGRYGVVSCYNSLPLAGGGSTLVRLNLKAIAERSTSIENFFTRTLPHYCQQQIAIIDARCDFLYGQSGFFENSFLVKEGLIDADRFVSMFGMYGLAEAVNTLCEKEGIEGRYGKDEQANALGYRISEQLAAFVENTPVKHGWKHRAMLHVQSGISSDSGTTPGARLPYGDEPDPVSHLLAVAPHHKHYHSGISDILTLEETVKRNPQAVVQLCLGAFRAGMREFTANVAGNDLVRVTGYMVRLSDLEKYREAGSRTNTTWLGEEAARNTRILERQPRVVSHEQQMRFS encoded by the coding sequence ATGCCCCACTCCAGCCCCGACGCCCTGCAACAACGTTGCCAGCACATTGTGACAAGCCCGGTGTTAACCCCGGAACAAAAACGTCATTTTCTGGCGCTGGAAGCGGAAAACAACCTGCCTTACCCGGCACTTCCTGAAGCCGCACGAGCCGCGCTGGAAGAAGGGTTTATCTGCGACATGTTCGAAGGCCACGCGCCTTACAAACCCCGTTACGTTCTGCCGGATTACGCAAAATTTCTGGCTAACGGTTCAGAATGGCTGGAACTGGAAGGGGCAAAAGATCTCGACGACGCCCTCTCGCTGTTAACCATCCTCTACCATCATGTTCCGTCCGTCACATCGATGCCGGTCTATCTCGGTCAGCTTGATGCGATATTAACTCCATATGTTAGAATTCTAACACAAGAAGAGATCGATAGCCGAATAAAACGTTTCTGGCGCTATCTCGACCGTACGCTGCCGGATGCGTTTATGCACGCCAATATCGGCCCGGCGGATACGCCCGTCACGCGCGCCATTCTGCGTGCCGATGCAGAGCTGAAGCAGGTCGCGCCGAACCTGACCTTTATCTACGATCCCGATATCACCCCGGACGATTTGCTGCTTGAGGTGGCAAAAAACATATGTGAATGCAGCAAACCGCATATTTCTAATGGCCCGATGAATGATAAAATTTTCACAAAAGGCCGTTACGGCGTGGTGAGTTGTTACAACTCCCTGCCGCTTGCAGGCGGCGGCAGCACCCTGGTGCGCCTTAACCTCAAAGCCATTGCTGAACGCAGCACATCCATTGAAAACTTCTTCACCCGCACGCTCCCGCACTACTGCCAGCAGCAAATTGCCATCATCGATGCGCGCTGCGATTTTCTGTACGGGCAATCTGGCTTCTTTGAGAATAGCTTCCTGGTCAAAGAGGGGCTGATTGATGCGGATCGGTTTGTATCCATGTTTGGCATGTACGGCCTGGCGGAAGCGGTGAATACGCTCTGTGAAAAGGAGGGCATTGAAGGCCGTTACGGAAAAGACGAGCAGGCCAACGCGCTGGGCTATCGCATCAGCGAACAGCTTGCGGCGTTTGTGGAAAACACGCCGGTGAAGCACGGCTGGAAGCATCGCGCGATGCTGCACGTGCAGTCGGGGATCAGCTCCGACTCCGGCACCACGCCGGGCGCGCGCCTGCCCTACGGCGATGAGCCGGATCCTGTCAGCCATCTGCTGGCCGTTGCGCCGCATCACAAACACTATCACTCCGGAATCAGCGATATTCTCACCCTGGAGGAGACGGTAAAACGCAATCCTCAGGCGGTGGTTCAGCTTTGCCTGGGCGCGTTCAGGGCGGGAATGCGGGAATTTACCGCCAACGTAGCGGGTAACGATCTGGTCCGCGTGACCGGCTATATGGTTCGCTTGTCGGATCTGGAGAAATACCGGGAAGCCGGATCGCGCACCAATACTACCTGGCTGGGGGAAGAAGCCGCACGCAATACCCGTATTCTGGAACGACAGCCGCGCGTGGTTAGCCATGAACAGCAGATGCGCTTTAGTTAG
- the deoD gene encoding purine-nucleoside phosphorylase, which produces MATPHINAEMGDFADVVLMPGDPLRAKHIAETFLEDVREVNNVRGMLGFTGTYKGRKISVMGHGMGIPSCSIYTKELITDFGVKKIIRVGSCGAVRMDVKLRDIVIGMGACTDSKVNRMRFKDHDFAAIADFGMVRDAVDAAKALGVEARVGNIFSADLFYAPDGGEMFDVMEKYGILGVEMEAAGIYGVAAEFGAKALTICTVSDHIRTHEQTTAAERQTTFNDMIKIALESVLLGDKE; this is translated from the coding sequence ATGGCAACTCCTCACATTAATGCAGAAATGGGTGATTTCGCTGACGTCGTATTGATGCCGGGCGACCCGCTGCGCGCGAAGCACATTGCAGAAACTTTCCTGGAAGACGTGCGTGAAGTGAATAACGTTCGCGGCATGCTGGGCTTCACCGGTACCTATAAAGGCCGCAAAATCTCCGTGATGGGTCACGGTATGGGTATCCCATCCTGCTCTATCTACACCAAAGAGCTGATCACCGACTTCGGCGTGAAGAAAATCATTCGCGTGGGCTCCTGCGGCGCGGTGCGCATGGACGTTAAGCTGCGCGACATCGTTATCGGTATGGGCGCCTGCACCGATTCCAAAGTTAACCGCATGCGTTTTAAAGACCATGACTTCGCGGCGATTGCTGACTTCGGCATGGTGCGTGACGCGGTTGACGCGGCAAAAGCGCTGGGCGTTGAAGCGCGCGTGGGTAACATCTTCTCTGCTGACCTGTTCTATGCCCCGGACGGCGGCGAGATGTTCGACGTGATGGAGAAATACGGCATTCTGGGCGTGGAAATGGAAGCGGCGGGTATCTACGGCGTCGCGGCTGAGTTTGGTGCGAAAGCGCTGACCATCTGCACCGTGTCTGACCACATCCGTACCCACGAGCAGACCACCGCTGCCGAGCGTCAGACTACCTTCAACGACATGATCAAAATCGCGCTGGAATCCGTTCTGTTGGGCGATAAAGAGTAA
- a CDS encoding YtjB family periplasmic protein yields MARAKLKFRLHRAVIVLSCLALLVVLMQGASWFSQNHQRQRNPQFEELARTLARQVTLNVAPSMRTETPDEKRIGQVLRLLTENSRILDAGVYDEQGNLIARAGEHVDVRDRLALDGKKAGGYFNQQIVEPIQGKNGPLGYLRLTLDTHTLPTEAKQVDNTTNILRLMLLLSLAIGVVLARTLLRGKRSRWQQSPFLLTASKSVPEDEESEKKE; encoded by the coding sequence ATGGCTCGCGCAAAACTGAAATTCCGGCTCCATCGCGCCGTGATTGTCCTTTCCTGTCTCGCACTATTAGTGGTGCTGATGCAAGGGGCATCGTGGTTTAGCCAGAACCATCAACGGCAACGCAACCCGCAGTTTGAAGAGCTGGCCCGCACGCTGGCACGCCAGGTGACGCTCAACGTCGCGCCGTCCATGCGTACCGAAACCCCGGACGAGAAGCGGATAGGCCAGGTTTTACGCCTGCTCACGGAGAACAGCCGCATTCTTGATGCCGGCGTCTATGATGAGCAAGGCAACCTGATTGCCCGCGCGGGCGAGCACGTCGACGTGCGCGACAGGCTGGCGCTGGACGGGAAAAAAGCCGGGGGCTATTTTAACCAGCAGATCGTCGAACCTATTCAGGGGAAGAATGGCCCACTGGGCTATCTGCGCCTGACCCTCGATACCCACACCCTGCCCACTGAAGCCAAACAGGTCGATAATACCACCAATATTCTGCGCCTGATGCTGCTGCTTTCACTCGCCATCGGCGTTGTGCTGGCGCGCACCCTGCTTCGGGGCAAGCGCTCGCGCTGGCAGCAATCCCCGTTCCTGCTGACCGCCAGTAAATCCGTCCCCGAAGACGAAGAGAGCGAGAAGAAAGAATAG
- the lplA gene encoding lipoate--protein ligase LplA: MTTLRLLVSDSYDPWFNLAVEECIFRQMPATQRVLFLWRNADTVVIGRAQNPWKECNTRRMEEDNVRLARRSSGGGAVFHDLGNTCFTFMAGKPEYDKTISTCIVLNALNSLGVTAEASGRNDLVVKTPEGDRKVSGSAYRETMDRGFHHGTLLLNADLSRLANYLNPDKKKLQAKGITSVRGRVANLVELLPGITHEQICDAIRDAFFEHYGERVEAEVISPEKIPDLPNFADTFARQSSWEWNFGQAPAFSHLLDERFTWGGVELHFDVEKGHITRTQVFTDSLNPAPLEALSARLQGCLYRADMLQQECDALIGDFPEQEKELRELSAWIAQAVR; the protein is encoded by the coding sequence ATGACGACGTTACGCCTGCTTGTCTCTGACTCTTACGATCCCTGGTTTAATCTCGCGGTAGAAGAGTGCATCTTCCGCCAGATGCCCGCCACCCAGCGCGTACTGTTTCTCTGGCGTAACGCCGATACGGTGGTCATTGGCCGCGCGCAAAACCCGTGGAAAGAGTGCAACACCCGGCGTATGGAAGAGGATAACGTCCGCCTGGCGCGCCGCAGCAGCGGCGGCGGCGCGGTGTTTCACGATCTGGGCAATACCTGCTTCACCTTTATGGCGGGTAAACCGGAGTACGATAAAACCATCTCAACCTGCATCGTCCTCAACGCGCTCAATTCACTCGGCGTGACGGCGGAAGCGTCCGGGCGTAACGATCTGGTGGTGAAAACCCCCGAGGGCGACCGGAAGGTCTCCGGCTCCGCCTACCGCGAAACGATGGATCGCGGCTTCCACCACGGCACCCTGTTGCTGAACGCCGATCTGAGCCGTCTGGCGAACTACCTGAATCCGGATAAGAAAAAGCTCCAGGCCAAAGGAATTACCTCCGTGCGCGGTCGCGTGGCGAATCTGGTAGAACTGCTGCCGGGGATTACGCACGAACAGATTTGCGATGCCATCCGTGACGCGTTCTTTGAGCATTACGGCGAGCGAGTGGAAGCAGAAGTCATCTCCCCTGAAAAAATCCCGGACCTGCCCAACTTCGCCGACACCTTCGCCCGCCAGAGCAGTTGGGAGTGGAACTTCGGTCAGGCTCCTGCGTTTTCACATCTGCTGGACGAGCGTTTTACCTGGGGCGGCGTGGAGCTGCATTTTGACGTGGAGAAAGGCCATATCACCCGCACACAGGTGTTTACCGATAGCCTGAACCCGGCACCCTTAGAGGCGCTGTCGGCACGTTTGCAGGGCTGTTTGTACAGGGCTGATATGCTGCAGCAGGAATGCGACGCGTTGATTGGGGATTTCCCGGAGCAGGAAAAAGAGCTGCGTGAGCTGTCGGCGTGGATTGCACAAGCGGTGCGCTAG
- the radA gene encoding DNA repair protein RadA: MAKAPKRAFVCNECGADYPRWQGQCSACHAWNTITEVRGVAASPSVARNERLSGYAGNAGVAKVQKLSDISLEELPRFSTGFKEFDRVLGGGVVPGSAILIGGNPGAGKSTLLLQTLCKLAEQMKTLYVTGEESLQQVAMRAHRLGLPTGNLNMLSETSIEQICMIAEEEQPKLMVIDSIQVMHMADIQSSPGSVAQVRETAAYLTRFAKTRGVAIVMVGHVTKDGSLAGPKVLEHCIDCSVMLDGDADSRFRTLRSHKNRFGAVNELGVFAMTEQGLREVSNPSAIFLSRGDEITSGSSVMVLWEGTRPLLVEIQALVDVSMMGNPRRVAVGLEQNRLAILLAVLHRHGGLQMADQDVFVNVVGGVKVTETSADLALLLAMVSSLRDRPLPQDLVVFGEVGLAGEIRPVPSGQERISEAAKHGFRRAIVPAANVPKKIPEGMQVFGMKKLADALNVFDDL, from the coding sequence GTGGCGAAAGCTCCAAAACGCGCATTTGTCTGTAATGAATGTGGTGCGGATTATCCGCGCTGGCAGGGGCAATGCAGCGCCTGTCATGCCTGGAACACCATCACCGAAGTGCGTGGTGTGGCGGCTTCGCCGAGCGTGGCCCGCAACGAGCGCCTGAGCGGCTACGCCGGTAACGCGGGCGTGGCGAAGGTGCAAAAACTTTCAGACATCAGCCTCGAAGAGCTGCCGCGCTTCTCCACCGGGTTCAAAGAGTTTGACCGCGTGCTCGGCGGCGGCGTGGTGCCGGGCAGTGCGATCCTGATCGGCGGTAACCCGGGGGCGGGTAAATCGACCCTGCTGCTGCAAACGCTCTGCAAGCTCGCCGAACAGATGAAAACCCTGTACGTCACGGGCGAAGAGTCTCTTCAGCAGGTGGCGATGCGCGCGCACCGCCTGGGCCTGCCGACCGGCAACCTGAACATGCTCTCCGAAACCAGCATCGAGCAGATCTGCATGATTGCCGAAGAAGAGCAGCCGAAGCTGATGGTGATCGACTCCATTCAGGTGATGCACATGGCGGACATTCAGTCCTCGCCGGGCAGCGTCGCGCAGGTGCGTGAAACCGCGGCTTACCTGACGCGCTTTGCCAAAACGCGCGGCGTGGCGATTGTGATGGTCGGCCACGTCACCAAAGACGGCTCGCTGGCCGGACCGAAGGTGCTTGAACACTGTATCGACTGCTCCGTAATGCTCGACGGCGACGCGGATTCTCGCTTCCGTACCCTGCGCAGCCACAAGAACCGCTTTGGGGCGGTGAACGAACTGGGCGTGTTTGCCATGACCGAACAGGGGCTGCGCGAAGTCAGCAACCCGTCGGCTATCTTCCTGAGCCGCGGCGATGAGATCACCTCCGGCAGCTCGGTGATGGTGCTGTGGGAAGGGACGCGCCCGCTGCTTGTCGAAATTCAGGCGCTGGTGGACGTGTCGATGATGGGCAACCCGCGGCGCGTGGCTGTCGGTCTGGAACAGAACCGTCTGGCGATCCTGCTGGCGGTGCTGCACCGTCACGGCGGGCTGCAGATGGCGGATCAGGACGTCTTCGTTAACGTGGTCGGCGGCGTCAAAGTCACTGAGACCAGCGCAGACCTGGCGCTGCTGCTGGCGATGGTCTCCAGCCTGCGCGACAGGCCGCTGCCGCAGGATCTGGTAGTGTTTGGCGAAGTAGGCCTCGCCGGGGAGATCCGTCCGGTGCCCAGCGGTCAGGAGCGTATCTCCGAGGCGGCAAAACACGGCTTCCGCAGGGCGATCGTGCCCGCCGCCAACGTGCCGAAAAAAATCCCGGAAGGGATGCAGGTATTTGGCATGAAGAAACTCGCAGATGCGTTAAATGTCTTTGACGACTTATAA
- a CDS encoding YjjW family glycine radical enzyme activase: MNSRCALVSQVIPFSCVDGPGSRLALFLQGCNLRCKTCHNPWTIGRCNDCGDCVPHCPHDALTIQAGRVWWQESDCQQCDTCLHLCQQQATPMAHRFSVEEILTQVRKSAPFIEGITVSGGEATTQLPFLIALFNAIKADPALRHLTCLVDSNGLLSETGWQKLLPVLDGAMLDLKAWGNEHHRFLTGRENPQIKQNIRWLADRRRLTELRLLVIPEQCDYLEHLKPLTTFIHGLGNVPVRINAFHAHGVYGEAASWRSATPEDVEPLARALEKQKITVLRPALYL, from the coding sequence ATGAACAGCAGATGCGCTTTAGTTAGTCAGGTCATTCCTTTTTCCTGCGTGGACGGGCCGGGCAGCCGCCTGGCCCTGTTCCTGCAGGGCTGCAACCTGCGCTGCAAAACCTGCCACAACCCGTGGACGATCGGCCGCTGCAACGACTGCGGGGACTGTGTGCCCCACTGCCCGCACGACGCGCTGACCATTCAGGCCGGACGCGTCTGGTGGCAGGAGAGTGACTGCCAGCAGTGCGACACCTGCCTGCACCTGTGCCAGCAGCAGGCAACGCCTATGGCGCACCGCTTCAGCGTGGAAGAGATCCTCACCCAGGTCCGCAAATCCGCACCGTTTATCGAAGGGATCACCGTGAGCGGTGGTGAAGCCACAACGCAATTGCCGTTTTTGATCGCCCTGTTCAACGCGATCAAAGCCGATCCCGCCCTGCGTCACCTCACCTGTCTGGTAGACAGCAACGGTCTGTTAAGCGAAACCGGCTGGCAAAAGCTGCTGCCGGTACTGGATGGCGCGATGCTGGATCTGAAGGCGTGGGGGAACGAGCATCACCGCTTCCTGACCGGGCGCGAAAACCCGCAGATTAAGCAGAACATCCGCTGGCTGGCAGATCGCCGCCGTTTGACGGAACTCCGCTTATTGGTCATCCCAGAGCAATGTGATTACCTGGAACATCTCAAACCGCTAACGACCTTTATCCACGGGCTTGGGAATGTGCCGGTGCGCATCAACGCATTTCATGCGCATGGCGTTTACGGTGAGGCGGCGTCGTGGCGCAGCGCCACGCCCGAGGACGTTGAACCGCTGGCGCGGGCGCTGGAAAAACAGAAGATAACGGTGCTCCGTCCGGCGCTTTACCTATAG